Proteins found in one Bacillus subtilis subsp. subtilis str. 168 genomic segment:
- the bglA gene encoding aryl-6-phospho-beta-glucosidase (Evidence 1a: Function from experimental evidences in the studied strain; PubMedId: 8125345, 14652714, 15139916; Product type e: enzyme), translating to MGNMPKDFLWGGALAAHQFEGGWNQGGKGPSVVDVMTAGAHGVPRKITDTIEENEFYPNHEAIDFYHRYKEDIALFAEMGLKCLRTSIGWSRIFPKGDEAEPNEAGLQFYDDVFDELLKHGIEPVITLSHFEMPLHLAREYGGFRNRKVVDFFVNFAEACFTRYKDKVKYWMTFNEINNQMDVNNPLFLWTNSGVVVGENENAKEVMYQTAHHELVASALAVAKGKDINPEFQIGAMVSHVPIYPFSSNPEDVMLAEEEMRQRYFFPDVQVRGYYPSYALKEFEREGYNITFEDGDDEILRNGTVDYLGFSYYMSTTVKSDVKNDNTGDIVNGGLPNGVENPYITSSDWGWAIDPTGLRYTLNRFYDRYQIPLFIVENGFGAVDTLEEDGKVHDPERIQYLKSHIEALKKAVTYDGVDLIGYTPWGIIDIVSFTTGEMKKRYGMIYVDRDNEGNGSMKRYKKDSFEWYKNVIQTNGEEL from the coding sequence ATGGGAAACATGCCAAAGGATTTTTTATGGGGCGGTGCTTTAGCTGCCCACCAATTTGAAGGCGGATGGAATCAAGGCGGTAAAGGGCCGAGTGTCGTCGATGTGATGACAGCGGGTGCGCACGGCGTGCCGAGAAAAATCACTGACACGATTGAAGAAAACGAATTTTATCCAAACCATGAAGCCATTGATTTCTATCACAGATACAAGGAAGATATCGCTTTGTTTGCGGAAATGGGATTAAAATGTCTGCGGACGTCCATCGGCTGGAGCCGGATTTTTCCGAAAGGCGATGAGGCTGAACCGAACGAAGCTGGTTTGCAGTTTTATGATGATGTGTTTGATGAATTGCTGAAGCATGGGATCGAGCCGGTCATTACCCTGTCTCACTTTGAAATGCCGCTGCACCTGGCAAGAGAATATGGCGGCTTCAGAAACCGGAAAGTCGTGGACTTCTTCGTCAACTTCGCAGAGGCTTGCTTTACCCGTTACAAAGATAAAGTGAAGTACTGGATGACATTTAACGAGATTAACAACCAAATGGATGTGAACAATCCGCTGTTCCTATGGACGAATTCAGGTGTTGTGGTTGGCGAAAACGAAAACGCCAAGGAAGTCATGTATCAAACGGCGCACCATGAATTAGTGGCGAGCGCCTTAGCAGTGGCAAAAGGAAAAGACATCAATCCAGAGTTCCAGATTGGGGCCATGGTATCACACGTGCCGATTTATCCTTTCTCCTCCAATCCTGAAGATGTGATGCTGGCTGAAGAAGAAATGAGGCAGCGCTATTTCTTCCCTGATGTGCAGGTTCGCGGTTATTATCCAAGCTACGCGTTGAAGGAATTTGAACGCGAAGGCTACAACATCACATTCGAAGACGGCGATGATGAGATTTTAAGAAACGGAACCGTCGATTACTTAGGCTTCAGCTATTACATGTCAACAACTGTGAAAAGCGATGTGAAAAATGATAACACTGGCGATATTGTAAATGGCGGCTTGCCGAATGGTGTCGAAAATCCGTACATCACTTCGAGTGACTGGGGATGGGCGATTGATCCAACCGGGTTGAGATATACGTTAAATCGTTTTTATGACCGATACCAAATCCCGTTATTCATCGTTGAAAATGGCTTTGGCGCAGTGGATACGCTGGAGGAGGACGGCAAGGTTCATGATCCGGAACGCATTCAATATTTAAAATCGCATATTGAAGCATTGAAAAAAGCGGTCACGTACGATGGTGTTGATTTAATTGGCTACACGCCGTGGGGCATTATTGATATTGTCTCCTTCACAACTGGCGAAATGAAAAAACGCTACGGCATGATCTATGTTGATCGTGACAATGAAGGAAACGGATCCATGAAACGATATAAGAAAGACTCCTTTGAGTGGTATAAAAATGTCATTCAAA
- the ptsJ gene encoding glucose phosphotransferase system enzyme IIA component (Evidence 1a: Function from experimental evidences in the studied strain; PubMedId: 12867744, 28731580; Product type t: transporter): MVTPTKHAIGLRSASGVELLAHIGLDTVTFDGTPFSLKVKEGDTVKKGEVLVEFDKAFIEDIEESALHQKIFTVVS; encoded by the coding sequence ATGGTTACGCCTACAAAGCATGCGATTGGCCTGCGTTCAGCGTCCGGCGTCGAATTGCTTGCGCACATCGGGCTGGATACGGTGACATTTGACGGCACGCCTTTTTCCTTGAAGGTAAAAGAAGGCGATACCGTCAAAAAAGGCGAAGTGCTTGTTGAGTTTGATAAAGCTTTCATTGAAGACATTGAGGAAAGTGCATTACATCAAAAAATATTTACAGTCGTAAGCTGA
- the yydK gene encoding putative transcriptional regulator (GntR family) (Evidence 3: Putative function from multiple computational evidences; Product type r: regulator) — protein MLKYQQIATEIETYIEEHQLQQGDKLPVLETLMAQFEVSKSTITKSLELLEQKGAIFQVRGSGIFVRKHKRKGYISLLSNQGFKKDLEDFNVTSKVIELDVRKPTPEAAENLNIGMDEDIYYVKRVRYINGQTLCYEESYYTKSIVTYLNNEIVSHSIFHYIREGLGLKIGFSDLFLHVGQLNEEEAEYLGLEAGLPKLYIESIFHLTNGQPFDYSKISYNYEQSQFVVQANSFLL, from the coding sequence ATGTTAAAATACCAGCAAATCGCAACGGAAATTGAAACATATATAGAAGAACACCAGCTTCAGCAGGGAGACAAACTGCCAGTCCTAGAAACCCTCATGGCCCAGTTTGAAGTCAGCAAAAGCACCATCACAAAGTCCCTCGAGCTATTAGAGCAAAAAGGCGCGATCTTTCAGGTCAGAGGAAGCGGCATTTTCGTCAGAAAACATAAACGAAAAGGCTATATCAGCCTTCTGTCGAATCAGGGATTTAAAAAAGATCTCGAGGATTTCAACGTCACCTCAAAAGTCATCGAACTGGACGTGAGAAAGCCAACACCGGAAGCGGCGGAAAACCTGAACATCGGAATGGACGAGGACATCTACTATGTCAAAAGGGTCCGCTACATCAACGGCCAGACCCTTTGCTACGAAGAATCCTATTACACCAAATCCATCGTGACGTATTTAAACAACGAAATCGTCTCCCACTCCATCTTCCATTACATCCGGGAAGGACTGGGGTTGAAGATTGGTTTTTCTGATTTGTTTCTGCACGTGGGCCAGCTTAATGAGGAAGAAGCGGAATATTTGGGATTAGAGGCTGGACTGCCGAAGCTGTATATAGAAAGTATTTTTCACCTGACAAATGGGCAGCCGTTTGATTACTCGAAGATTTCGTATAATTATGAGCAGTCGCAGTTTGTGGTACAGGCTAATAGTTTTTTATTATAG
- the yyzN gene encoding hypothetical protein (Evidence 5: Unknown function), whose amino-acid sequence MYKIIIPAILAIFALWILLQISLEMSIVKNPMNYFIVFIIFFLFVKMVKEKQ is encoded by the coding sequence ATGTACAAAATTATCATTCCTGCCATACTAGCCATCTTTGCGCTCTGGATACTCTTACAGATTTCACTAGAGATGAGCATCGTTAAGAATCCAATGAACTACTTTATCGTATTCATTATCTTTTTCCTCTTTGTAAAGATGGTGAAAGAAAAACAATAA
- the liaM gene encoding permease for export of regulatory peptide LiaD* (Evidence 1a: Function from experimental evidences in the studied strain; PubMedId: 15743949, 15849754, 16850406, 17921301, 28644475; Product type t : transporter) produces MKLEFKKSISNKVIIILGAMFVFLFLLGYFLLVGIDKVSNVTPEMFFFSSYTVATQFGLMLFSFVIAFFINREYSNKNILFYKLIGENIYTFFYKKIAVLFLECFAFITLGLLIISLMYHDFSHFALLLFLFSAVILQYILIIGTISVLCPNILISIGVSIVYWMTSVILVAISNKTFGFIAPFEAGNTMYPRIERVLQSDNMTLGSNDVLFIILYLVSIIIINAIVLRFSKTRWIKMGL; encoded by the coding sequence ATGAAATTAGAGTTTAAAAAGAGTATTAGCAACAAAGTTATCATTATTTTAGGAGCAATGTTTGTATTTTTATTTTTGCTGGGTTATTTTTTACTTGTTGGAATCGATAAAGTCAGTAATGTTACACCTGAAATGTTTTTCTTTAGCTCCTATACTGTTGCGACCCAGTTTGGTTTGATGTTATTTTCATTTGTTATAGCTTTCTTTATTAATAGAGAGTATTCAAACAAAAATATTCTCTTTTACAAGTTAATTGGAGAGAACATCTATACTTTCTTTTATAAAAAGATAGCTGTTTTATTTTTAGAATGTTTTGCATTTATAACGCTAGGCCTGCTAATCATATCGTTGATGTACCATGATTTTTCGCATTTTGCATTATTACTTTTTTTATTTTCTGCAGTTATACTGCAGTATATTCTAATTATCGGAACTATAAGCGTGTTATGTCCTAATATATTAATTAGTATAGGTGTCAGTATCGTTTATTGGATGACTTCTGTTATCTTAGTAGCTATAAGCAATAAAACGTTTGGTTTCATTGCTCCTTTTGAGGCAGGTAACACTATGTACCCCCGAATAGAAAGAGTGCTGCAATCTGATAACATGACACTTGGGAGTAATGATGTTTTATTTATTATTTTGTATTTAGTTTCAATTATTATCATAAATGCGATTGTCCTTCGCTTTTCTAAAACTAGATGGATCAAAATGGGCCTTTAA
- the liaL gene encoding ABC transporter for regulatory peptide LiaD* (ATP-binding protein) (Evidence 1a: Function from experimental evidences in the studied strain; PubMedId: 15743949, 15849754, 16850406, 17921301, 28644475; Product type t : transporter), with amino-acid sequence MNIANYTLKVKGKTLLQDTDLHFSSGKINHVVGKNGVGKSQLAKDFLLNNSKRIGRDIRQNVSLISSSSNIPNDVSKDFLLHFLSKKFDAKMIDKIAYLLNLDNIDGKVLIKNLSDGQKQKLKLLSFLLEDKNIIVLDEITNSLDKKTVIEIHGFLNKYIQENPEKIIINITHDLSDLKAIEGDYYIFNHQEIQQYHSVDKLIEVYINE; translated from the coding sequence ATGAATATAGCGAATTACACTTTAAAAGTGAAAGGCAAAACGTTACTTCAGGACACCGACTTGCATTTTTCGAGCGGGAAAATTAATCACGTTGTCGGAAAAAATGGAGTCGGTAAATCACAGCTTGCTAAAGACTTTTTGTTGAATAATAGCAAAAGAATCGGCAGAGATATTCGTCAAAATGTTTCTTTAATATCCAGCTCGTCGAATATACCTAATGATGTTTCTAAGGACTTTTTATTACACTTTTTGAGTAAAAAATTTGATGCAAAAATGATAGATAAAATCGCATATTTACTTAATCTGGATAATATTGATGGAAAAGTTCTGATCAAAAATTTGAGTGATGGACAAAAGCAAAAATTAAAATTGCTCAGTTTCTTATTAGAGGATAAAAATATTATTGTTTTAGATGAAATAACGAATTCATTAGACAAAAAAACGGTTATAGAGATTCATGGCTTCTTAAACAAGTATATTCAGGAGAACCCCGAGAAGATTATCATCAACATTACACATGATTTGTCTGATTTAAAGGCGATAGAAGGGGATTATTATATATTTAATCACCAAGAAATTCAACAATATCATTCAGTGGATAAATTAATTGAAGTGTATATAAATGAGTAA
- the liaK gene encoding membrane metalloprotease acting on modified factor LiaD (Evidence 1a: Function from experimental evidences in the studied strain; PubMedId: 15743949, 15849754, 16850406, 17921301, 28644475; Product type e: enzyme) produces the protein MKILKYEDEKYEVLVQNNVFIKDKKSGEYYKNSLNSLSDKQLLRFKMYKEKVSPKFFYLFLSFTALMFILNYIHLIKLQNGLSSVFYGWKMWIIIVIYFIMNIVLHELGHIYSLKFFGKNFDKVGFKLNFYVFPAFYVQLNETYMLSRNEKIIVHLFGLFINYLLINTLELINQFTFSSEALTMAFMLFSSTLLWNLIPILNSDGYKILLAFLSLDEYSRFKTNHWLVLTIQIIGIGLAVNSVVHWILYIVN, from the coding sequence ATGAAAATTTTAAAGTATGAAGATGAAAAATATGAAGTGCTTGTGCAAAACAACGTATTTATAAAAGACAAAAAAAGCGGAGAATACTATAAAAATAGTTTAAATTCTCTGTCAGATAAACAATTATTACGTTTTAAAATGTATAAAGAGAAAGTATCACCAAAGTTTTTTTATCTGTTCTTATCCTTTACGGCTCTCATGTTCATATTAAATTATATTCATTTAATAAAATTGCAAAATGGATTGTCCTCAGTATTTTACGGCTGGAAAATGTGGATAATTATAGTTATTTATTTTATAATGAATATAGTGCTTCATGAACTGGGACATATTTATTCCTTAAAATTTTTCGGGAAAAACTTTGATAAAGTGGGATTCAAACTGAATTTTTATGTATTTCCTGCTTTTTATGTCCAATTGAATGAAACCTACATGCTATCAAGAAATGAAAAGATAATCGTTCATTTATTTGGCTTGTTTATCAATTATCTTTTAATAAATACATTAGAATTAATAAATCAATTTACATTTTCCAGTGAAGCATTAACTATGGCATTTATGCTTTTCTCGTCTACTTTATTGTGGAACTTAATCCCAATATTGAATTCTGATGGTTACAAAATTCTTTTAGCTTTTCTGAGCTTAGATGAATATAGCCGTTTTAAGACAAATCATTGGTTAGTTCTTACGATTCAAATTATAGGGATTGGCCTTGCAGTGAATTCAGTTGTACATTGGATATTATATATTGTAAACTAG
- the liaE gene encoding AdoMet radical amino acid epimerase modifying factor LiaD (Evidence 1a: Function from experimental evidences in the studied strain; PubMedId: 17921301, 18307109, 28644475; Product type e: enzyme), whose translation MYNKTVSINLDSRCNASCDHCCFSSSPTSTTRMEKEYIRELVTEFAKNKTIQVISFTGGEVFLDYKFLKELMEIIKPYEKQITLISNGFWGLSKKKVQEYFHDMNSLNVIALTISYDEYHAPFVKSSSIKNILEHSRKYPDIDISLNMAVTKDKMSNHILEELGDSILGVKITKFPMISVGAAKTRIKQENIHKFYSLEDEDSLHCPGYDIVYHHDGEIYPCCSPAIFETKITLREEYNQSFERTVEKLNSNLLLFILRKEGFKWFLNILKENNKIEEFDIPYEFSSICGVCGSLFNSAEKINYFYPYMEKYYNENFKV comes from the coding sequence ATGTATAATAAAACAGTATCAATCAATTTAGATTCAAGGTGTAATGCATCCTGTGACCATTGTTGTTTTTCTAGTTCACCAACTTCAACAACCAGGATGGAAAAAGAATACATAAGAGAGTTAGTAACTGAATTTGCAAAAAACAAAACCATTCAAGTGATTTCTTTTACAGGTGGGGAAGTTTTTTTAGATTATAAATTTTTAAAAGAACTAATGGAAATCATTAAACCATATGAAAAACAAATAACGTTGATCTCTAATGGATTTTGGGGTTTGAGCAAGAAAAAGGTCCAGGAGTACTTTCATGATATGAATTCTTTAAATGTGATAGCACTGACTATAAGTTATGATGAGTACCATGCTCCATTTGTCAAGTCTTCCAGTATTAAAAACATATTAGAACATAGCAGGAAATACCCTGATATCGATATTTCTCTTAATATGGCAGTTACCAAAGACAAAATGTCCAACCACATTTTAGAGGAATTGGGGGATTCAATCTTAGGTGTAAAGATAACAAAATTTCCAATGATATCAGTTGGCGCTGCTAAAACTAGAATTAAGCAAGAAAACATACATAAATTTTACAGTCTTGAAGATGAAGATTCCTTACATTGTCCCGGATATGACATTGTATATCATCATGATGGAGAAATTTATCCATGTTGTTCCCCTGCTATTTTTGAAACGAAAATAACCCTAAGGGAAGAATATAACCAAAGTTTCGAAAGAACCGTGGAAAAGTTAAATTCCAATTTGCTATTATTTATTCTTAGAAAAGAAGGATTCAAATGGTTTTTGAATATTTTAAAAGAAAATAACAAAATAGAGGAATTTGACATTCCTTATGAATTTTCCTCTATTTGTGGAGTTTGTGGTTCCTTATTCAACTCTGCAGAAAAAATAAACTACTTCTATCCTTATATGGAAAAATACTATAATGAAAATTTTAAAGTATGA
- the liaD gene encoding precursor of exported modified peptide (epipeptide) controlling LiaRS activity (Evidence 1a: Function from experimental evidences in the studied strain; PubMedId: 15101989, 17921301, 28644475; Product type r: regulator), translating to MKKEITNNETVKNLEFKGLLDESQKLAKVNDLWYFVKSKENRWILGSGH from the coding sequence ATGAAAAAGGAAATCACTAACAATGAGACTGTGAAAAACTTAGAATTTAAGGGTCTATTAGATGAATCACAAAAGTTAGCAAAAGTGAATGATCTTTGGTATTTTGTAAAATCAAAAGAAAATCGCTGGATTCTTGGAAGTGGTCATTAA
- the fbp gene encoding fructose-1,6-bisphosphatase (Evidence 1a: Function from experimental evidences in the studied strain; PubMedId: 221467, 9696785, 19270101; Product type e: enzyme): protein MESKYLDLLAQKYDCEEKVVTEIINLKAILNLPKGTEHFVSDLHGEYQAFQHVLRNGSGRVKEKIRDIFSGVIYDREIDELAALVYYPEDKLKLIKHDFDAKEALNEWYKETIHRMIKLVSYCSSKYTRSKLRKALPAQFAYITEELLYKTEQAGNKEQYYSEIIDQIIELGQADKLITGLAYSVQRLVVDHLHVVGDIYDRGPQPDRIMEELINYHSVDIQWGNHDVLWIGAYSGSKVCLANIIRICARYDNLDIIEDVYGINLRPLLNLAEKYYDDNPAFRPKADENRPEDEIKQITKIHQAIAMIQFKLESPIIKRRPNFNMEERLLLEKIDYDKNEITLNGKTYQLENTCFATINPEQPDQLLEEEAEVIDKLLFSVQHSEKLGRHMNFMMKKGSLYLKYNGNLLIHGCIPVDENGNMETMMIEDKPYAGRELLDVFERFLREAFAHPEETDDLATDMAWYLWTGEYSSLFGKRAMTTFERYFIKEKETHKEKKNPYYYLREDEATCRNILAEFGLNPDHGHIINGHTPVKEIEGEDPIKANGKMIVIDGGFSKAYQSTTGIAGYTLLYNSYGMQLVAHKHFNSKAEVLSTGTDVLTVKRLVDKELERKKVKETNVGEELLQEVAILESLREYRYMK from the coding sequence TTGGAAAGCAAGTACCTAGATCTACTCGCACAAAAATACGATTGTGAAGAAAAAGTGGTAACAGAAATCATCAATTTGAAAGCGATATTGAACCTGCCAAAAGGCACCGAGCATTTTGTCAGTGATCTGCACGGAGAGTATCAGGCATTCCAGCACGTGTTGCGCAATGGTTCAGGACGAGTCAAAGAGAAGATACGCGACATCTTCAGCGGTGTCATTTACGATAGAGAAATTGATGAATTAGCAGCATTGGTCTATTATCCGGAAGACAAACTGAAATTAATCAAACATGACTTTGATGCGAAAGAAGCGTTAAACGAGTGGTATAAAGAAACGATTCATCGAATGATTAAGCTCGTTTCATATTGCTCCTCTAAGTATACCCGCTCCAAATTACGCAAAGCACTGCCTGCCCAATTTGCTTATATTACGGAGGAGCTGTTATACAAAACAGAACAAGCTGGCAACAAGGAGCAATATTACTCCGAAATCATTGATCAGATCATTGAACTTGGCCAAGCCGATAAGCTGATCACCGGCCTTGCTTACAGCGTTCAGCGATTGGTGGTCGACCATCTGCATGTGGTCGGCGATATTTATGACCGCGGCCCGCAGCCGGATAGAATTATGGAAGAACTGATCAACTATCATTCTGTCGATATTCAGTGGGGAAATCACGATGTCCTTTGGATCGGCGCCTATTCCGGTTCCAAAGTGTGCCTGGCCAATATTATCCGCATCTGTGCCCGCTACGACAACCTGGATATTATTGAGGACGTGTACGGCATCAACCTGAGACCGCTGCTGAACCTGGCCGAAAAATATTATGATGATAATCCAGCGTTCCGTCCAAAAGCAGACGAAAACAGGCCAGAGGATGAGATTAAGCAAATCACAAAAATCCATCAAGCGATTGCCATGATCCAATTCAAGCTTGAGAGCCCGATTATCAAGAGACGGCCGAACTTTAATATGGAAGAGCGGCTGTTATTAGAGAAAATAGACTATGACAAAAATGAAATCACGCTGAACGGAAAAACATATCAACTGGAAAACACCTGCTTTGCGACGATTAATCCGGAGCAGCCAGATCAGCTATTAGAAGAAGAAGCAGAAGTCATAGACAAGCTGCTATTCTCTGTCCAGCATTCCGAAAAGCTGGGCCGCCATATGAATTTTATGATGAAAAAAGGCAGCCTTTATTTAAAATATAACGGCAACCTGTTGATTCACGGCTGTATTCCAGTTGATGAAAACGGCAATATGGAAACGATGATGATTGAGGATAAACCGTATGCGGGCCGTGAGCTGCTCGATGTATTTGAACGATTCTTGCGGGAAGCCTTTGCCCACCCGGAAGAAACCGATGACCTGGCGACAGATATGGCTTGGTATTTATGGACAGGCGAATACTCCTCCCTCTTCGGAAAACGCGCCATGACGACATTTGAGCGCTATTTCATCAAAGAGAAGGAAACGCATAAAGAGAAGAAAAACCCGTATTATTATTTACGAGAAGACGAGGCAACCTGCCGAAACATCCTGGCAGAATTCGGCCTCAATCCAGATCACGGCCATATCATCAACGGCCATACACCTGTAAAAGAAATCGAAGGAGAAGACCCAATCAAAGCAAACGGAAAAATGATCGTCATCGACGGCGGCTTCTCCAAAGCCTACCAATCCACAACAGGCATCGCCGGCTACACGCTGCTATACAACTCCTACGGCATGCAGCTCGTCGCCCATAAACACTTCAATTCCAAGGCAGAAGTCCTAAGCACCGGAACCGACGTCTTAACGGTCAAACGATTAGTGGACAAAGAGCTTGAGCGGAAGAAAGTGAAGGAAACGAATGTGGGTGAGGAATTGTTGCAGGAAGTTGCGATTTTAGAGAGTTTGCGGGAGTATCGGTATATGAAGTGA
- the yydD gene encoding putative DNA wielding protein (Evidence 3: Putative function from multiple computational evidences; Product type f: factor) yields the protein MIVMIIKNLFVCNSQEILKEYKFNAVGVNIILGEKREDHEETNGVGKSTMIECISFLLGKTISNFYTTNEILLNKNVFIVLNVEIDGNQVFLARSFNSPKHGYTLHDTSLTFNLEEWKKVSISVYKKFIEKEILKGEKEDITFAALREYIIRDEKTGFNDIVLPNRGGLKQYKLLNYLFTLPTHTEKNIKVFRDKIEKLNSEIKLIESMNINIGDLKVKEDELINEIEDYNRVIYQTKTANKYNNDTNRYSEIKSELNKIQNEIFENEHICKQYQRNIDDLNKKVTKIKELENIEKFYEDIVGFFPEEVKQNYNKVQEFYNFMVESRGSYFKDKIVKIQADLKKLNIKKQGLTEQLESSARILKSNNFIEDISIVMEEQRRKEIELAEVRLRISDYDKKNHIFDKINELQHEILRVNSMYYDEFQSYSAIVSELKKLFNNLMDVTYNQHGFLDFEYDNRISNAKQSTTGRIKISCSIPDERSHGRLHMKINIFDLTWFLYRCINKCSLNILIHDGSYSNPDPHVKGTLLKHINSSLLENRIGQYFVTINKNELLLDDLQELESKGMIVAKLDRNNEDKNRFFGFRF from the coding sequence GTGATTGTTATGATTATAAAAAATCTTTTTGTTTGCAATTCCCAAGAAATTTTGAAAGAGTATAAATTTAATGCTGTAGGAGTAAATATAATACTTGGTGAAAAGAGAGAAGATCATGAAGAGACTAATGGTGTAGGTAAGTCAACGATGATTGAATGCATCTCCTTTTTACTAGGGAAGACTATATCAAATTTTTATACGACAAATGAAATTCTTCTCAATAAAAACGTTTTTATTGTTTTGAATGTGGAAATTGATGGAAATCAAGTATTCCTTGCTAGATCTTTTAATTCTCCTAAACATGGTTATACATTACATGATACTTCTTTAACTTTTAATTTGGAGGAATGGAAAAAAGTTAGTATAAGTGTATATAAAAAATTTATTGAAAAGGAAATTTTAAAGGGTGAGAAAGAGGATATAACTTTTGCGGCGTTAAGGGAGTATATTATAAGAGACGAAAAGACAGGGTTTAATGATATAGTTTTACCGAATAGGGGAGGGTTAAAACAATATAAATTACTTAACTATCTTTTTACTTTACCAACTCATACAGAAAAAAACATAAAGGTTTTTCGGGATAAGATTGAAAAATTAAATAGTGAAATAAAATTGATTGAATCAATGAATATTAACATTGGCGATTTAAAAGTTAAGGAAGATGAATTAATAAATGAGATAGAGGATTACAATAGAGTTATCTATCAAACTAAGACTGCCAATAAATATAATAATGATACAAATAGGTACTCAGAAATTAAAAGTGAACTTAATAAAATACAAAATGAAATATTTGAAAATGAACATATTTGTAAACAATATCAAAGAAATATAGATGATTTAAATAAAAAAGTAACTAAGATTAAAGAATTAGAAAATATAGAAAAATTCTATGAAGATATTGTAGGTTTTTTTCCAGAGGAAGTAAAACAGAATTATAATAAAGTCCAAGAGTTCTATAATTTCATGGTAGAAAGTAGAGGGAGTTATTTTAAAGATAAAATTGTTAAAATACAAGCCGATTTAAAAAAACTTAATATCAAAAAGCAAGGATTAACAGAACAACTGGAATCAAGTGCCAGAATTTTAAAGAGTAACAATTTCATTGAGGATATTTCCATTGTGATGGAAGAACAAAGAAGGAAAGAAATAGAGTTAGCGGAAGTAAGATTGAGAATTAGTGACTACGATAAAAAAAACCATATTTTTGATAAGATTAATGAACTTCAACATGAAATATTAAGAGTTAATTCAATGTATTATGATGAGTTTCAATCTTATAGCGCTATAGTTAGTGAGTTAAAGAAGCTTTTTAATAATCTAATGGATGTTACATACAACCAACATGGATTTTTAGATTTTGAATATGATAATAGAATAAGTAACGCAAAACAATCAACTACAGGAAGGATCAAAATTTCTTGTTCTATACCGGATGAACGTTCACATGGTAGACTCCATATGAAGATAAATATATTTGATCTTACTTGGTTTTTATACAGGTGTATAAATAAGTGTAGTTTGAATATTTTAATTCATGACGGATCTTATTCTAATCCTGATCCTCATGTAAAAGGTACATTATTAAAACATATCAATTCAAGTCTGTTAGAGAATAGGATCGGACAATATTTTGTAACAATAAATAAAAATGAATTATTATTAGATGACCTTCAAGAATTAGAGTCGAAAGGTATGATTGTTGCAAAATTAGATAGAAACAATGAAGATAAAAATAGATTTTTTGGTTTTAGATTTTGA